A single region of the Actinoplanes sp. SE50/110 genome encodes:
- a CDS encoding family 43 glycosylhydrolase — protein MAPDLPRRLARATLALAMTLTAAIGTLLTATTPATAAATTSNLVAPAPYGADPWMGYYNGNYYLAATTWNNQVVVKKAASVTQLSGAAYSVVYTGAGSTVCCNAWAPELHLLDGPNGKRWYLYYTAGTAACCDGQRSVVLESSGTDPMGPYHFAAQLPVQNNGWAIDGSVATIAGKLYFFYSAWVGDQQSLFIAPMSNPWTISGAATRIAAPTNAWETSGAKVNEAPHILQHGGKTFLTFSASSCTTPDYKIGMLTLTGADPMIATSWVKKSTALFQRSDANGVFGPGHHAFFTSPDGTETWMVYHANDSATQGCAGTRTARITKVNWNSDGTPNLGTPVASGTTITAPSGDPGGTVTFPVAGTRYRLVNQSSGKVLDATDCGTANGTGVRQWSSLGNSCQQWSFTRVAGGYYTITSVNSGKVLDSVNCGTADGAGIDLWTALGNACQQWSVTPVGTRYLIANRGNGKVLDVADCSAADGAAVRQWTALGNNCQSWNITP, from the coding sequence ATGGCACCTGACCTGCCCCGCCGCTTGGCCAGGGCGACGCTGGCCCTGGCGATGACCCTGACCGCCGCCATCGGAACATTGTTAACAGCAACAACGCCGGCAACGGCCGCCGCCACCACGTCCAACCTGGTGGCTCCGGCACCGTACGGCGCTGACCCGTGGATGGGTTACTACAACGGCAACTACTACCTCGCCGCCACGACCTGGAACAACCAGGTCGTGGTCAAGAAGGCGGCCTCCGTCACCCAGCTGTCGGGCGCCGCCTACAGCGTCGTCTACACCGGTGCCGGCTCAACCGTCTGCTGCAACGCCTGGGCGCCGGAACTGCACCTGCTCGACGGCCCGAACGGCAAGCGCTGGTATCTCTACTACACCGCCGGCACCGCGGCGTGCTGCGACGGGCAACGCTCGGTAGTTCTGGAGAGCAGCGGCACCGACCCGATGGGTCCCTACCACTTCGCCGCGCAGCTGCCGGTGCAGAACAACGGCTGGGCCATCGACGGCAGCGTCGCCACGATCGCCGGCAAACTGTATTTCTTCTACTCGGCCTGGGTCGGTGACCAGCAGAGCCTCTTCATCGCCCCGATGAGCAACCCCTGGACGATCAGCGGCGCCGCTACCAGGATCGCCGCCCCCACCAACGCGTGGGAGACGTCCGGGGCCAAGGTCAACGAAGCGCCACACATCCTGCAGCATGGCGGCAAGACCTTCCTCACCTTCTCCGCCAGCTCCTGCACCACGCCGGACTACAAGATCGGCATGCTGACCCTCACCGGCGCCGACCCGATGATCGCCACTTCCTGGGTCAAGAAGAGCACAGCTCTCTTCCAGCGCTCCGACGCCAACGGCGTCTTCGGGCCCGGTCATCACGCCTTCTTCACGTCGCCGGACGGCACCGAGACCTGGATGGTCTATCACGCGAACGACTCGGCCACGCAGGGCTGCGCCGGCACCCGTACCGCCCGGATCACCAAGGTGAACTGGAACTCCGACGGCACCCCGAACCTGGGCACGCCGGTCGCCTCGGGCACCACCATCACGGCGCCCTCCGGGGACCCCGGCGGCACCGTCACCTTCCCGGTTGCGGGCACCCGGTATCGGCTCGTCAACCAGAGCAGTGGCAAGGTCCTGGACGCCACCGACTGCGGCACCGCCAACGGCACCGGCGTACGGCAGTGGAGCTCGCTGGGCAACAGCTGCCAGCAGTGGAGCTTCACCCGGGTGGCCGGCGGCTACTACACCATCACCAGTGTCAACAGCGGCAAGGTGCTCGACTCGGTCAACTGCGGTACGGCGGACGGCGCCGGCATCGACCTGTGGACAGCACTCGGCAACGCGTGCCAGCAGTGGAGTGTCACCCCGGTCGGTACCCGCTACCTGATCGCCAACCGCGGCAACGGCAAGGTGCTCGACGTGGCGGACTGCTCCGCCGCGGACGGCGCGGCCGTCCGTCAGTGGACTGCCCTCGGCAACAACTGCCAGAGCTGGAACATAACGCCGTAA